From one Rhizobium lentis genomic stretch:
- a CDS encoding cyclic nucleotide-binding domain-containing protein → MALTDDIHLLSQLPLFKDMSEDQLRLIAFGADRRMIAAGQMLFRQGSPAESAYVVLSGSLELSTTSSDGMQRTGGVAGPGTLISELALVTLVERKFTAIAREDTSIIRITRALFHRLLEEYPDAARLIENRIRDNLAELAAKAASQFYRFS, encoded by the coding sequence ATGGCGCTGACCGACGACATTCATCTGCTTTCGCAGCTTCCACTGTTCAAAGACATGAGCGAGGATCAGTTGCGGCTGATCGCCTTCGGCGCCGACCGGCGTATGATCGCTGCCGGCCAGATGCTGTTTCGCCAGGGCTCACCGGCCGAAAGCGCCTATGTCGTCTTGAGCGGCAGCCTCGAACTGAGCACGACGAGCAGCGACGGCATGCAGCGGACAGGGGGGGTAGCCGGTCCCGGAACGCTGATTTCGGAGCTGGCGCTGGTCACGCTGGTGGAACGCAAGTTCACCGCGATCGCGCGCGAGGACACCAGCATCATCCGCATCACACGCGCCCTCTTCCATCGGCTGCTGGAGGAATATCCCGATGCGGCGCGGTTGATCGAGAACCGCATCCGCGACAATCTCGCCGAACTCGCGGCCAAGGCCGCAAGCCAGTTTTACCGATTCAGCTGA
- a CDS encoding outer membrane lipoprotein carrier protein LolA — MRNSDSFLSGLAMTRRDLLGAFAVAATASAIPLGAYAQAAAPASGTAQAIADHFSGVTTMQGEFVQFGPRGEQTGGKFFIQRPGKLRFNYDEPSPMRVIADGKNVAIGNTKLKTWDLYPLSKTPLSLLLARHIDLSAGMVKGVKEESDLTTIALGNNTVFGNSTITMMFDPKTYDLRQWTITDNQGKDTSVMIFNVKTGVQFDDRVFRVPYESIPGTPQSRD, encoded by the coding sequence ATGCGTAACTCCGATTCCTTCCTCTCCGGCCTGGCGATGACGCGCCGCGATCTTCTCGGCGCTTTCGCCGTCGCTGCCACGGCGAGCGCCATTCCCCTCGGTGCTTACGCTCAGGCGGCAGCGCCGGCCTCCGGAACCGCACAAGCAATCGCCGATCATTTCTCCGGCGTCACGACGATGCAGGGCGAATTCGTCCAGTTCGGTCCGCGCGGCGAGCAGACCGGCGGCAAGTTCTTCATCCAGCGCCCGGGCAAGCTGCGTTTCAATTATGACGAACCGTCGCCGATGCGGGTGATCGCCGACGGCAAGAACGTCGCCATCGGCAATACCAAGCTCAAGACCTGGGATCTCTATCCGCTCTCCAAGACCCCGCTCAGCTTGCTCCTGGCGCGGCATATCGACCTGTCGGCCGGCATGGTAAAGGGCGTGAAGGAAGAGTCGGACCTGACGACGATCGCACTTGGCAACAACACGGTGTTCGGCAACTCGACGATTACCATGATGTTCGACCCGAAGACCTACGACCTGCGTCAGTGGACGATCACCGACAACCAGGGCAAGGATACCTCGGTGATGATCTTCAACGTCAAGACGGGTGTGCAGTTCGACGACCGCGTCTTCCGCGTGCCCTATGAAAGCATCCCCGGCACGCCTCAGTCGCGGGACTGA
- a CDS encoding ATP-grasp domain-containing protein: MQWILQQFEDTHKLAEALDRLGIPYTWHKVVPFVGELIPEPLVADPGSVIMFGSYSLWKNAEANGYWPGVFKLRPFVQEQVWHPYLLNGPDALFLTLRDVPARLIDDGRQWFLRPVDDSKEEPGNVKSTDEILRMAERVLALDEDEIPTGSLRHDTLLMFTKPVRILREWRLWAVNDRIVTYSLYKDGSRIIHRHEIDDDVLEFGQRMVDVNAGYSPAYVIDVCRTEEGLKLLETNCINAAGFYAADLATLAAAIDGLVRD, translated from the coding sequence ATGCAGTGGATTCTCCAGCAGTTCGAAGATACCCATAAGTTGGCCGAGGCGCTCGACCGGCTCGGTATCCCCTATACATGGCACAAGGTCGTCCCCTTTGTCGGCGAACTTATCCCCGAGCCCCTCGTCGCCGATCCGGGTTCCGTCATCATGTTCGGCTCCTATTCGCTGTGGAAGAACGCCGAGGCGAACGGCTACTGGCCGGGCGTGTTCAAGCTGCGTCCTTTCGTCCAGGAACAAGTTTGGCATCCCTATCTCCTCAACGGCCCCGATGCACTATTCCTCACTCTCCGAGACGTTCCCGCGCGTCTGATCGACGACGGGAGGCAATGGTTCCTGCGTCCCGTCGACGACAGTAAGGAGGAGCCCGGTAACGTCAAATCGACGGACGAGATCCTCCGCATGGCGGAGCGGGTCCTCGCGCTCGACGAAGATGAAATCCCGACAGGGTCGCTTCGCCACGACACGCTGCTGATGTTCACCAAGCCTGTCCGTATCTTGCGCGAATGGCGTCTCTGGGCCGTCAATGATCGGATCGTCACCTATTCGCTCTACAAAGACGGATCGCGTATCATCCATCGCCACGAGATTGATGACGATGTGTTGGAGTTTGGGCAGCGCATGGTGGACGTCAATGCCGGTTACTCGCCGGCTTATGTCATCGACGTCTGTCGCACCGAAGAGGGATTGAAGCTGCTTGAGACGAACTGCATCAACGCCGCCGGGTTTTACGCCGCCGACCTCGCGACGCTTGCCGCGGCGATCGACGGCCTGGTTCGCGATTAA
- a CDS encoding exodeoxyribonuclease III: MSFSITTWNINSVRLRMPIVEQFVLKHRPDILCLQETKVPNELFPAAPLRAMGYDHIIIHGQKGYHGVAIASRVPLTEDHRQDYCGVGDARHISAVFERGNRRVRLHNFYVPAGGDEPDRTINPKFGHKLDFIEEMKLLKANGEANTSAILVGDLNIAPLEHDVWSHKQLLKIVSHTPVETDGLIEVMKRGGWLDLMRQHVPASEKLYTWWSYRAKDWEAADRGRRLDHIWSSSDLGPHLRRIEILKEARGWDRPSDHVPVTAHFDL; encoded by the coding sequence ATGAGCTTTTCGATCACCACCTGGAACATCAACTCGGTGCGGCTGCGCATGCCGATCGTCGAGCAGTTCGTTCTCAAGCATAGGCCGGATATTCTCTGCTTGCAGGAAACCAAGGTGCCGAACGAGCTCTTTCCGGCCGCGCCCTTGCGGGCCATGGGCTATGATCACATCATCATCCATGGCCAGAAGGGCTATCATGGCGTGGCGATCGCCTCGCGCGTTCCGCTGACGGAAGACCACCGGCAGGATTATTGCGGCGTCGGCGATGCCCGCCACATATCGGCGGTCTTCGAGCGCGGCAATCGCCGTGTTCGGCTGCACAATTTCTACGTTCCGGCCGGCGGCGACGAGCCGGATCGCACGATCAATCCGAAATTCGGCCACAAGCTCGATTTCATCGAGGAGATGAAGCTGCTGAAGGCCAATGGCGAGGCCAATACGTCGGCCATCCTGGTCGGCGACCTCAACATCGCGCCACTGGAGCACGATGTCTGGTCGCACAAGCAATTGCTGAAGATCGTCAGCCATACACCTGTTGAGACCGATGGGCTCATCGAGGTGATGAAGCGCGGCGGCTGGCTCGACCTCATGCGCCAGCATGTGCCGGCCAGCGAGAAGCTTTACACCTGGTGGAGCTACCGCGCCAAGGATTGGGAGGCGGCCGACCGCGGCCGCCGCCTCGACCATATCTGGTCGTCATCGGATCTCGGACCGCATCTCAGGCGGATCGAGATTCTGAAGGAAGCGCGCGGCTGGGACCGGCCGTCGGACCACGTGCCGGTGACGGCGCATTTCGATTTGTGA